One Microbacterium marinum genomic window carries:
- a CDS encoding DUF3000 family protein — MTDPAGASPAFLAAGDALRALAFRDDFVVREIPAPGALAPEAIAFAGDVRPEDHGVDSPFGTGRIVILHDPDEPEAWGGPWRIVCFAQAPLEPEIGTDPLLADVAWSWLVDALAARGATFHAASGTATKTLSKGFGTLASEGDGAQIELRASWSPDGEVTRHMDAWAELVCMLAGLPPGSENIAVFGGQRSARG; from the coding sequence GTGACCGATCCCGCGGGCGCCTCGCCTGCTTTCCTCGCCGCCGGCGACGCCCTGCGCGCGCTCGCCTTCCGCGATGACTTCGTCGTCCGAGAGATCCCGGCGCCCGGCGCACTGGCCCCGGAGGCGATCGCCTTCGCCGGAGACGTGCGCCCCGAGGACCACGGTGTCGACTCCCCGTTCGGAACGGGACGGATCGTCATCCTGCATGATCCCGACGAACCGGAGGCATGGGGAGGCCCGTGGCGGATCGTCTGCTTCGCGCAGGCGCCGCTCGAACCTGAGATCGGCACGGATCCTCTCCTCGCCGACGTCGCCTGGTCGTGGTTGGTGGATGCCCTCGCCGCCCGCGGGGCGACGTTCCACGCGGCATCCGGCACGGCGACGAAGACCCTGTCCAAGGGCTTCGGCACCCTCGCGTCCGAGGGAGACGGGGCGCAGATCGAGCTCCGCGCATCGTGGTCGCCCGATGGAGAGGTCACACGTCATATGGATGCCTGGGCGGAGCTGGTCTGCATGTTGGCCGGCTTGCCGCCCGGGTCGGAGAACATCGCCGTGTTCGGCGGACAGCGGAGTGCACGTGGCTGA
- a CDS encoding HRDC domain-containing protein, whose protein sequence is MAEYDVIADQEGTSAAAAALAAGHGPVAVDVERASGFRYSQRAYLIQVFRRGAGVFLFDPPAIGDLSPLQQAIGEEEWVLHAASQDLPSLREDGLEPPRIFDTELASRLLGHDRVGLGAVVEHTLGITLAKAHSAADWSTRPLPQSWLEYAALDVLHLVDVRDALVAELEEQDKSALAAEEFEAVRTRAPKPAREEPWRRLSGLHSVRGRRSLAIARALWTAREELAQQEDVSPGRLVPDRSLVAAVAANPATKSDLARVKEFTGRASRSQLDRWWDAIEAGRADPALPSERGSGDGMPPPRAWADRNAPADARLKSARPAVEAVAAELNMPTENLLTPDTLRRVAWNPPAEITPETIAAALAEWGARPWQIARTAQVITAAFVESVNARTDGDEPAS, encoded by the coding sequence GTGGCTGAATACGACGTCATCGCAGATCAGGAAGGGACGTCGGCGGCAGCCGCGGCACTGGCCGCAGGGCACGGGCCCGTCGCGGTCGATGTGGAACGCGCGTCCGGGTTCCGCTATTCGCAGCGCGCCTACCTCATCCAGGTCTTCCGCCGCGGTGCGGGTGTGTTCCTCTTCGACCCGCCTGCGATCGGCGACCTCTCCCCCCTGCAACAGGCGATCGGCGAAGAGGAGTGGGTCCTCCACGCCGCCAGCCAAGACCTCCCGTCGCTGCGCGAGGACGGGCTCGAACCTCCGCGGATCTTCGACACCGAGCTGGCGTCGCGTCTCCTGGGACACGATCGCGTCGGGCTCGGGGCCGTTGTCGAACACACGCTCGGCATCACCCTCGCGAAGGCGCACAGCGCGGCCGACTGGTCGACGAGACCACTCCCCCAATCGTGGCTCGAGTATGCCGCGCTCGACGTCCTGCACCTCGTTGACGTGCGCGACGCCCTGGTGGCCGAGCTCGAAGAGCAGGACAAATCCGCCCTCGCCGCGGAGGAGTTCGAGGCCGTGCGCACTCGTGCACCCAAGCCCGCACGGGAAGAGCCCTGGCGCCGCCTCAGCGGACTCCACAGTGTCCGCGGCCGCCGCTCGCTCGCCATCGCGAGAGCGCTGTGGACGGCGCGGGAGGAACTCGCCCAGCAGGAGGACGTCTCACCGGGTCGGCTCGTCCCGGACCGTTCGCTGGTCGCCGCCGTGGCGGCCAACCCCGCCACGAAGAGCGATCTCGCTCGCGTGAAGGAGTTCACCGGGCGCGCCAGCAGAAGCCAGCTCGATCGCTGGTGGGACGCCATCGAAGCAGGGCGGGCCGATCCCGCACTCCCCTCGGAGCGAGGCTCGGGCGATGGGATGCCGCCACCCCGCGCGTGGGCGGATCGCAACGCCCCGGCTGACGCTCGCCTGAAGTCGGCGCGTCCGGCCGTGGAGGCGGTCGCGGCGGAGCTGAACATGCCGACCGAGAACCTGCTGACCCCCGACACGCTCCGACGCGTCGCGTGGAATCCGCCCGCGGAGATCACCCCGGAAACGATAGCCGCAGCACTCGCGGAGTGGGGCGCGCGGCCGTGGCAGATTGCACGGACCGCACAGGTCATCACCGCCGCGTTTGTGGAATCCGTCAACGCCCGGACCGACGGCGACGAACCGGCTTCGTAG
- a CDS encoding acetyl-CoA C-acyltransferase yields MAELSDVYFVDGMRTPFGRAGEKGMYWNTRADDLAVKATIGLMERNPSVPAERVDDVAIAATSQTGEQGLTLGRSVAILAGLPQTVPGFAIDRMCAGAMTSVTTMAGSIGVGMYDVALAGGVEHMGHYPIGGNADPNPRFVAEKMVDPGALNMGVTAERIFDRFPQLTKERSDRFGMLSQHKAQAAYDAGKFQPDLVSVAVKDAAGAWGLATEDEGRRPQTTMEDLAALKTPFRPHGRVTAGTSSPLTDGATMSLLAGGGAVKELGLKPKMRLVSYAFAGVQPEIMGIGPIPSTEKALKKAGLTIDDIGLFELNEAFAVQVISLLDHFGIADDDPRVNQWGGAIALGHPLAASGVRLMIQLAAQFAERPDVRYGLTAMCVGLGQGGSVIWENPHYNGKKK; encoded by the coding sequence GTGGCCGAGCTTTCGGACGTCTACTTCGTCGACGGAATGCGGACCCCTTTCGGGCGCGCCGGCGAGAAGGGCATGTACTGGAACACCCGCGCCGATGACCTCGCCGTCAAGGCGACCATCGGCCTGATGGAACGGAACCCGTCGGTTCCCGCTGAGCGCGTCGACGACGTCGCGATCGCCGCGACGAGTCAGACCGGCGAGCAGGGCCTCACCCTCGGGCGCTCCGTCGCGATCCTCGCAGGACTCCCCCAAACCGTTCCCGGCTTCGCCATCGACCGGATGTGCGCGGGCGCGATGACCAGCGTCACGACCATGGCCGGTTCCATCGGCGTCGGGATGTACGACGTGGCTCTGGCGGGCGGCGTCGAGCACATGGGCCACTACCCCATCGGCGGGAACGCCGACCCGAACCCCCGGTTCGTCGCGGAGAAGATGGTGGACCCGGGCGCGCTGAATATGGGCGTCACGGCGGAGCGCATCTTCGACCGATTCCCGCAGCTCACGAAGGAGCGCTCCGACCGATTCGGCATGCTGAGCCAGCACAAGGCGCAGGCCGCGTATGACGCCGGCAAGTTCCAGCCCGACCTCGTGTCTGTGGCCGTGAAGGATGCCGCCGGCGCGTGGGGCCTCGCCACGGAGGATGAGGGCCGTCGCCCGCAGACCACCATGGAGGACCTCGCCGCACTGAAGACGCCGTTCCGTCCGCACGGTCGCGTCACCGCCGGCACCTCCTCCCCCCTCACCGACGGCGCAACGATGTCGCTCCTCGCCGGCGGCGGCGCCGTCAAGGAGCTGGGCCTCAAGCCCAAGATGCGCCTCGTCTCGTACGCCTTCGCCGGCGTTCAGCCCGAGATCATGGGCATCGGTCCGATCCCCTCGACCGAGAAGGCCCTCAAGAAGGCCGGGCTCACCATCGACGACATCGGCCTGTTCGAGCTCAACGAAGCCTTCGCGGTCCAGGTCATCTCGCTGCTCGACCACTTCGGCATCGCCGACGACGACCCGCGTGTCAACCAGTGGGGCGGGGCGATCGCGCTCGGTCACCCGCTGGCGGCATCCGGTGTCCGCCTGATGATCCAGCTCGCGGCGCAGTTCGCGGAGCGTCCCGACGTCCGCTACGGCCTCACCGCCATGTGCGTGGGTCTCGGTCAGGGCGGCTCGGTCATCTGGGAGAACCCCCACTACAACGGCAAGAAGAAGTGA
- a CDS encoding 3-hydroxyacyl-CoA dehydrogenase NAD-binding domain-containing protein — MTNYDSIDFSPILALSDSEVVTNSPVRDITLPSGKVLALITLDNGRDHTRPNTLGPATLTALGQTLDALAARAANGEIQAVGITGKQYILAAGADLSEVSNVGSKDNARLIAQLGHKVLGKLSDLGVPSFAFVNGLALGGGLEIALNSTYRTVDASAAAIALPEVFLGIIPGWGGAYLLPNLIGIENALEVVISNPLKQNRVLKPKQAFDLGIMDAIFPASNYLEDSLRWADGVLAGSVKVDRKNEPGKIERLTKWPIAIKVARNMLESKIGTMPRSPYVALDLLDKAKSGSKAEGFAREDEALADLVVGDQFAASMYAFDLVQKRAKRPVGAPDKTLAKKVTKVGIIGAGLMASQFALLFVRRLQVPVLITDLDQARVDKGVAYIHEEIGKLEAKGRLDADSANKLRALVTGTTDKSLYKDCDFVIEAVFEEVGVKQSVFAEIEAIVAEDTILATNTSSLSVEEIGAKLAHPERLVGFHFFNPVAVMPLIEIVKTPQTSEAALSTAFVVAKGLGKNAVLTADAPGFVVNRLLAKVMGEAARAVYEGTPVADVEKAFAPLGLPMGPFQLIDLVGWKVAAHVQDTMVRAFPDRFYANENFHELAELSEIVEKDKGGRVTGFTKAAEKVVKRAAGSKATASDVILQRVQDGLAQEIKIMLDEGVVPEVEDIDLCLILGAGWPFIDGGATPYLDREGASERVFGGTFHNPPIRGIAS; from the coding sequence ATGACGAACTACGACTCCATCGACTTCAGCCCCATTCTCGCCCTCTCCGACAGCGAGGTCGTCACGAACTCCCCCGTCCGTGACATCACGCTCCCGAGCGGCAAGGTGCTCGCACTGATCACCCTCGACAACGGTCGCGACCACACCCGACCGAACACCCTGGGACCGGCCACCCTCACCGCGCTCGGGCAGACGCTCGACGCACTGGCGGCCCGCGCCGCCAACGGCGAGATCCAGGCTGTGGGCATCACGGGCAAGCAGTACATCCTCGCCGCCGGCGCCGACCTCAGCGAGGTCAGCAACGTCGGGTCGAAGGACAACGCCCGCCTCATCGCACAGCTCGGCCACAAGGTGCTCGGCAAGCTCTCCGACCTCGGCGTGCCCTCGTTCGCCTTCGTGAACGGGCTCGCGCTCGGCGGCGGTCTGGAGATCGCGCTGAACTCGACCTATCGCACGGTCGACGCCTCGGCCGCGGCCATCGCGCTCCCCGAGGTGTTCCTCGGCATCATCCCCGGATGGGGTGGCGCATACCTGCTGCCGAACCTCATCGGCATCGAGAACGCCCTCGAGGTCGTCATCTCCAACCCGCTGAAGCAGAACCGTGTGCTCAAGCCGAAGCAGGCCTTCGACCTCGGGATCATGGACGCGATCTTCCCCGCCTCGAACTACCTCGAGGACTCGCTCCGGTGGGCCGACGGTGTCTTGGCGGGCTCCGTCAAGGTCGACCGCAAGAACGAGCCCGGCAAGATCGAGCGTCTCACCAAGTGGCCCATCGCCATCAAGGTCGCCCGGAACATGCTCGAGTCGAAGATCGGCACGATGCCCCGCTCCCCGTACGTCGCCCTGGACCTTCTCGACAAGGCGAAGAGCGGCAGCAAGGCCGAAGGGTTCGCCCGTGAGGATGAGGCCCTCGCGGACCTCGTCGTGGGCGACCAGTTCGCGGCATCCATGTACGCGTTCGACCTCGTGCAGAAGCGTGCGAAGCGTCCCGTCGGCGCCCCCGACAAGACGCTCGCCAAGAAGGTCACGAAGGTCGGCATCATCGGCGCCGGCCTCATGGCCAGCCAGTTCGCGCTGCTGTTCGTCCGCCGCCTGCAGGTTCCCGTCCTCATCACGGACCTCGACCAGGCCCGCGTGGACAAGGGCGTCGCCTACATCCACGAGGAGATCGGCAAGCTCGAGGCGAAGGGCCGCCTCGACGCGGACAGCGCCAACAAGCTCCGCGCGCTCGTGACCGGCACGACCGACAAGAGCCTCTACAAGGACTGCGACTTCGTCATCGAGGCCGTCTTCGAGGAAGTCGGCGTCAAGCAGTCCGTGTTCGCCGAGATCGAGGCGATCGTCGCCGAAGACACGATCCTCGCCACGAACACCTCGTCGCTCTCGGTCGAGGAGATCGGCGCGAAGCTCGCCCACCCCGAGCGCCTCGTCGGCTTCCACTTCTTCAACCCGGTCGCGGTGATGCCGCTGATCGAAATCGTGAAGACGCCGCAGACCTCGGAGGCTGCCCTGTCGACGGCGTTCGTCGTCGCCAAGGGTCTCGGCAAGAACGCCGTGCTCACCGCCGACGCCCCCGGCTTCGTGGTGAACCGCCTCCTTGCCAAGGTCATGGGCGAAGCCGCACGCGCGGTCTACGAGGGCACGCCGGTCGCCGACGTCGAGAAGGCTTTCGCCCCGCTCGGCCTGCCGATGGGACCGTTCCAGCTGATCGACCTCGTCGGCTGGAAGGTCGCCGCCCACGTGCAGGACACGATGGTGCGTGCGTTCCCCGACAGGTTCTACGCGAACGAGAACTTCCACGAGCTCGCGGAGCTGTCGGAGATCGTCGAGAAGGACAAGGGCGGCCGGGTCACGGGCTTCACGAAGGCCGCCGAGAAGGTCGTCAAGAGGGCAGCCGGCTCGAAGGCGACGGCATCCGACGTCATCCTCCAGCGCGTGCAGGACGGGTTGGCCCAGGAGATCAAGATCATGCTGGACGAGGGTGTCGTGCCCGAGGTCGAGGACATCGACCTCTGCCTCATCCTCGGCGCCGGCTGGCCGTTCATCGACGGGGGCGCGACGCCGTACCTCGACCGCGAGGGGGCGAGCGAGCGCGTCTTCGGCGGCACGTTCCACAACCCGCCGATTCGCGGCATCGCGAGCTGA
- the pepN gene encoding aminopeptidase N — MSSANLTRDETAARSAAVRVHTIAVDLDLRSATDAASDAFETVSTLRFLSSEPATWVDFIGESVVRVEVNGRDVPVEWDGARVRVRGLEEENDVRITARGRYSRSGEGLHRFVDPVDGAVYLYTQYEPADCRRVYPCFEQPDMKARWRFSVTAPDGWVVLSNGAETARESVDGGARVAFAETEPISSYITAVAAGPYHRVEGRWIGPQGDVALGVLCRASLAEHLDADEILDVTRRGLSALTEAFSQDYPWGKYDQIFVPEYNLGAMENPGLVTFTEAYVFRGRATRAQREARANTILHEMAHMWFGDLVTMRWWDDLWLKESFADFMGSHTAAVAGGFEDAWVTFASRRKGWAYTQDQLPTTHPIVADIPDLEAAKLNFDGITYAKGASVLKQLVGFVGEDEFFRGAQRYFADHAFGNTTLEDLLVALEAASARDLRAWSAAWLETTGLPTVSLERGPLTVVQDIVRPHRLRLGGYRLDGGALVPAGDVSFDVNDERTVIDAPELEGADLLLLNDDDRSYVKVRLDARSVDAAEQALSTVEDPLVRAVVWAALWNATRDGDLPAHRFLAIAAQHAPAETNAALLADIVAHALFTVTHYVPGVNGAHAADTWLATAWDAMTDAAAASDQQLIWARAVAAASEHSTSRSADIARLLDDPAAAPEGLALDPDLRWSFLFSAAATGTAGEDAIGRMLARDQTASGRTAAVAARAAAPVAETRAAAWTRAWTDESLSNDHLDATIRGIRAGGRRDLVRAFDDDYFARILPTWRERSIEIAARLVRGLFPATEDTTAVDAWLERHTEAPGALRRIVLEQRDHLTRDLRVQAAQP, encoded by the coding sequence ATGAGTTCCGCGAATCTGACCCGTGACGAGACCGCCGCACGATCGGCCGCGGTGCGGGTGCATACGATCGCAGTCGACCTCGATCTCCGTTCGGCCACGGATGCCGCGAGCGACGCTTTCGAGACGGTGAGCACGCTCCGGTTCTTGTCGTCCGAGCCGGCGACGTGGGTGGATTTCATCGGCGAGTCGGTCGTGCGCGTCGAGGTGAACGGCCGCGACGTCCCCGTCGAGTGGGATGGTGCGCGGGTCCGCGTGAGAGGGCTTGAGGAGGAGAACGACGTCCGCATCACCGCCCGGGGACGGTACAGCCGATCCGGTGAGGGTCTCCACCGCTTCGTCGACCCGGTCGACGGTGCCGTGTACCTCTACACCCAGTACGAGCCCGCCGACTGCCGCCGGGTCTATCCGTGCTTCGAGCAACCCGACATGAAGGCCCGGTGGCGGTTCAGCGTCACGGCACCTGATGGGTGGGTCGTGCTGAGCAACGGCGCCGAGACGGCACGGGAGTCGGTGGATGGTGGCGCTCGCGTCGCGTTCGCCGAGACCGAGCCGATCTCGAGCTACATCACGGCAGTCGCCGCCGGCCCGTACCACCGGGTCGAGGGACGATGGATCGGCCCGCAGGGAGACGTCGCCCTCGGCGTGCTGTGCCGCGCATCGCTCGCCGAGCACCTCGACGCCGACGAGATCCTCGACGTCACCCGCAGGGGGCTCTCCGCCCTCACGGAGGCTTTCTCGCAGGACTACCCCTGGGGCAAGTACGACCAGATCTTCGTGCCCGAGTACAACCTCGGCGCGATGGAGAACCCAGGGCTCGTCACCTTCACCGAGGCGTACGTCTTCCGCGGTCGGGCCACCCGCGCGCAGCGCGAGGCCCGGGCCAACACGATCCTCCACGAGATGGCGCACATGTGGTTCGGAGACCTCGTGACGATGCGGTGGTGGGACGACCTCTGGTTGAAGGAGTCGTTCGCCGATTTCATGGGCTCGCACACGGCGGCGGTCGCCGGCGGCTTCGAGGACGCCTGGGTCACGTTCGCCAGCCGTCGAAAGGGCTGGGCGTACACGCAGGACCAGCTGCCCACGACGCATCCGATCGTCGCGGACATCCCCGATCTCGAAGCGGCGAAACTGAACTTCGACGGCATCACGTACGCGAAGGGCGCGTCGGTGCTGAAGCAGCTCGTCGGGTTCGTCGGCGAGGACGAGTTCTTCCGCGGCGCGCAGCGCTATTTCGCTGACCACGCCTTCGGGAACACGACGCTGGAGGATCTGCTCGTCGCCCTCGAGGCGGCGTCAGCCCGCGATCTGCGGGCGTGGAGCGCCGCGTGGCTTGAGACGACGGGGCTGCCGACCGTCTCGCTCGAGCGTGGGCCGCTCACCGTCGTGCAGGACATCGTTCGCCCACATCGCCTGCGCCTCGGCGGATACCGCCTCGACGGTGGCGCGCTCGTGCCCGCCGGCGACGTCTCCTTTGACGTGAACGACGAGCGGACCGTGATCGACGCGCCCGAGCTCGAGGGCGCGGACCTCCTCCTCCTGAACGATGACGACCGTTCGTATGTGAAGGTGCGTCTGGACGCCCGCTCGGTGGATGCCGCCGAGCAGGCGCTCTCGACTGTCGAAGACCCGCTCGTGCGTGCGGTGGTCTGGGCCGCGCTCTGGAACGCCACCCGCGACGGTGACCTCCCGGCGCACCGGTTCCTGGCGATCGCGGCGCAGCACGCGCCGGCGGAGACCAACGCGGCCCTGCTCGCCGACATCGTCGCGCACGCGCTCTTCACGGTGACCCACTACGTACCGGGGGTGAACGGTGCGCACGCAGCGGACACCTGGCTCGCGACCGCGTGGGACGCGATGACGGATGCCGCGGCGGCATCCGATCAGCAGCTGATCTGGGCGCGCGCGGTGGCGGCGGCGTCGGAGCACAGCACATCGCGGAGCGCGGACATCGCTCGGCTTCTCGATGACCCCGCCGCCGCGCCCGAGGGACTCGCGCTCGACCCGGATCTGCGATGGTCCTTCCTCTTCTCCGCTGCGGCGACAGGGACGGCGGGGGAGGACGCGATCGGAAGGATGCTGGCGCGCGACCAGACGGCGTCGGGGCGCACGGCGGCGGTGGCGGCACGCGCTGCGGCTCCGGTCGCCGAGACACGCGCGGCGGCGTGGACCCGCGCGTGGACCGACGAGTCGCTGTCGAACGATCACCTCGACGCGACGATCCGCGGCATCCGTGCCGGGGGCCGGCGCGACCTCGTTCGTGCCTTCGACGACGACTACTTCGCCCGCATCCTGCCCACCTGGCGCGAGCGGAGCATCGAGATCGCCGCCCGCCTCGTGCGAGGACTGTTCCCGGCGACGGAGGACACGACGGCCGTCGACGCGTGGCTCGAGAGGCACACCGAGGCACCCGGTGCTCTTCGACGCATCGTGCTCGAGCAGCGCGACCACCTCACCCGCGACCTGCGCGTGCAGGCAGCGCAACCCTGA
- the dxs gene encoding 1-deoxy-D-xylulose-5-phosphate synthase, with translation MSLLDDIRGPRDLDGLTRDELRTLAGEVRAFLVENVARTGGHLGPNLGVVELTIALHRVFDSPGDPIIFDTGHQSYVHKLLTGRQDFSQLRSRGGLAGYPQRAESEHDVVESSHASSSLSWADGISRAFTRTGRKDRHVVAVVGDGALTGGMTWEALNNISDDNDRNLVIVVNDNGRSYAPTIGGMARYLNRVRTADSYESLRRGSAGFFHRLGPVGRAVYRGVRGGTHGFLSRFTNNAALYSNLDIKYLGPIDGHDFEALEETLQLAKEYSAPVIVHTITEKGRGYEPARRDEADQFHAVGKIDPTTGEPLGSSDAVAWTDVFSEALVAAGERRDDVIAMTAAMLRPTGLLAFAQRFPDRVYDVGIAEQHAVASSAGLAYGGLHPVVAIYATFMNRAFDQVVMDVALHRAGVTFVLDRSGVTGPDGPSHHGVWDLAMLQLVPGIRIAAPRDGERLRELFDEAIEVADAPTVVRFPKGTIPAALEAVERREDGVDVLYRGGSEDVLIVAIGPMAQLAMEVAERLRAQGIGATVVDPRWAVPIQPSIVELARAHRLVITLEDGIRVGGVGTRVRQVLREAGVDTAVDELGLPGKFIDHASREEILRDAGLTPSKIAQDVVAQVLGTRIPIARPAEDAGAIWLADEARHGEA, from the coding sequence ATGAGTCTCCTCGACGACATCCGCGGACCCCGAGACCTCGACGGTCTCACCCGTGACGAGCTTCGAACGCTCGCCGGCGAGGTCCGCGCGTTCCTCGTGGAGAACGTCGCGCGCACCGGCGGACACCTCGGTCCCAACCTCGGCGTGGTGGAGCTGACCATCGCTCTGCACCGGGTCTTCGACTCCCCGGGCGACCCGATCATCTTCGACACGGGGCATCAGTCCTACGTCCACAAGCTGCTCACCGGGCGGCAGGACTTCTCCCAGCTGCGCTCGCGTGGAGGGCTGGCCGGCTACCCGCAGCGCGCGGAGAGCGAGCACGACGTCGTCGAGTCGTCGCACGCCTCGAGCTCGTTGAGCTGGGCAGATGGCATCTCGCGCGCTTTCACGCGCACCGGCCGGAAGGACCGTCACGTCGTCGCCGTCGTCGGTGACGGTGCGCTCACCGGCGGGATGACGTGGGAGGCGCTGAACAACATCTCCGACGACAACGACCGCAACCTCGTGATCGTCGTCAACGACAACGGCCGCTCCTACGCCCCCACGATCGGCGGCATGGCGCGGTATCTCAACCGCGTGCGCACCGCGGACAGCTACGAGAGCCTCCGCCGCGGGTCGGCCGGCTTCTTCCACCGTCTCGGCCCGGTCGGGCGCGCCGTGTATCGCGGCGTCCGTGGCGGCACCCACGGTTTCCTGTCGCGCTTCACCAACAACGCCGCGCTCTACTCGAACCTCGACATCAAGTACCTCGGGCCGATCGATGGGCACGACTTCGAGGCCCTGGAGGAAACGCTCCAGCTCGCGAAGGAGTACAGCGCGCCCGTCATCGTGCACACGATCACCGAGAAGGGTCGCGGTTACGAGCCGGCGCGCCGCGACGAGGCGGACCAGTTCCACGCCGTCGGCAAGATCGATCCGACCACGGGGGAGCCGCTGGGCTCCTCGGACGCGGTGGCGTGGACCGATGTCTTCTCCGAAGCCCTCGTCGCCGCGGGCGAGCGTCGCGACGACGTGATCGCGATGACGGCCGCGATGCTCCGTCCGACCGGGCTCCTGGCCTTCGCGCAGCGCTTCCCCGATCGCGTGTATGACGTGGGCATCGCCGAGCAGCACGCCGTCGCCTCGTCGGCAGGCCTCGCGTACGGCGGCCTCCACCCCGTCGTGGCGATCTACGCGACCTTCATGAACCGCGCCTTCGACCAGGTGGTGATGGATGTCGCGCTCCACCGTGCAGGCGTCACCTTCGTCCTCGATCGCTCGGGCGTCACCGGTCCCGACGGCCCCAGCCACCACGGCGTGTGGGACCTCGCGATGCTGCAACTCGTGCCCGGCATCCGTATCGCCGCCCCCCGCGACGGTGAGCGGCTCCGCGAGCTCTTCGACGAGGCCATCGAAGTGGCCGACGCGCCAACCGTGGTCCGGTTCCCGAAGGGGACGATCCCCGCAGCGCTCGAGGCCGTCGAGCGCCGGGAGGACGGGGTGGACGTCCTGTACCGCGGCGGCTCGGAGGACGTCCTCATCGTCGCGATCGGGCCGATGGCGCAGCTCGCGATGGAGGTCGCGGAACGGCTCCGCGCGCAGGGAATCGGCGCCACTGTCGTCGACCCCCGCTGGGCGGTCCCGATTCAGCCGTCGATCGTCGAGCTCGCGCGCGCCCACCGTCTCGTGATCACGCTCGAGGACGGCATCCGTGTCGGTGGTGTCGGCACGCGCGTTCGACAGGTGCTCCGTGAGGCCGGCGTCGACACCGCGGTGGACGAGCTGGGTCTTCCCGGCAAGTTCATCGACCACGCCTCGCGTGAGGAGATCCTGCGCGACGCGGGGCTGACGCCGTCGAAGATCGCTCAGGACGTCGTCGCACAGGTGCTCGGCACGCGCATCCCGATCGCGCGCCCGGCGGAGGACGCGGGCGCGATCTGGCTCGCCGACGAAGCGCGGCACGGCGAGGCCTGA